The following are encoded together in the Enterobacteriaceae endosymbiont of Plateumaris sericea genome:
- a CDS encoding signal recognition particle protein, with amino-acid sequence MFENLRNKLSETLSKISNYGRLTEKNIQETLEKISNNLLEADVALKVVNNLINKIKKDVIGKKINNSFTPGQELLKLVKNNLIKIMGESNININLAIQPPAVILLAGLQGAGKTTSVIKLAYFLKKTYKKKIIVASTDIYRPAAIEQLKILSKQVKIDYFTDDENSSSIEIAQNSLNHAKINFYDILIIDTAGRLHINDNMMKEIKNIHNHINPIETLFVVDSMTGQDAVNSANIFNKILPLTGIFLTKTDGDSRGGAALSIKHITNKPIKFIGTGEKLDKIEIFSPKKIAIRILGMEEELSSIKDIENKINNIENKKLIKKIKEGKEFNISDFLNQIEQINKIGNNGITKIINKMNYPNINYSINPISNMINTNSNIVKETKTIINSMTIKEKLDINIINYSRKKRISIGSGISIQKINVIFKQYNQFRLISKKMKNNYGMKKIFRKLQNIFPKKTF; translated from the coding sequence ATGTTTGAAAATTTACGTAATAAATTATCAGAAACATTATCTAAAATAAGTAATTATGGTAGATTAACAGAAAAAAATATACAAGAAACATTAGAGAAAATATCTAATAATTTATTAGAAGCAGATGTAGCATTAAAAGTAGTTAATAATCTTATTAATAAAATTAAAAAAGATGTTATTGGTAAAAAAATTAATAATAGTTTTACTCCTGGACAAGAATTATTAAAATTAGTTAAAAATAATTTAATAAAAATTATGGGTGAATCTAATATAAATATTAATTTAGCTATTCAACCACCTGCAGTAATTTTATTAGCAGGTTTACAAGGTGCGGGAAAAACTACTAGTGTTATTAAATTAGCATATTTTTTAAAAAAAACATATAAAAAAAAAATAATAGTTGCATCAACTGATATTTATAGACCTGCAGCTATAGAACAATTAAAAATTTTATCTAAACAAGTAAAAATAGATTATTTTACTGATGATGAAAATTCTTCTTCAATTGAAATTGCTCAAAACTCATTAAATCATGCCAAAATTAATTTTTATGATATATTAATCATAGATACAGCAGGAAGATTACATATAAATGATAATATGATGAAAGAAATAAAAAATATTCATAATCATATTAATCCTATAGAAACATTATTTGTTGTTGATTCAATGACAGGACAAGATGCAGTTAATAGTGCTAATATTTTTAATAAGATATTACCATTAACAGGAATTTTTTTAACAAAAACTGATGGTGATTCAAGAGGAGGAGCTGCTTTATCAATTAAACATATAACTAATAAACCAATAAAATTTATTGGTACTGGAGAAAAATTAGATAAAATAGAAATTTTTTCTCCAAAAAAAATTGCTATTAGAATTTTAGGAATGGAAGAAGAATTATCTTCTATTAAAGATATTGAAAATAAAATTAATAATATAGAAAATAAAAAATTAATAAAAAAAATAAAAGAAGGAAAAGAATTTAATATAAGTGATTTTTTAAATCAAATAGAACAAATAAATAAAATAGGTAATAATGGAATTACAAAAATAATAAATAAAATGAATTATCCAAATATAAATTATTCTATAAATCCAATATCAAATATGATTAATACAAATAGTAATATAGTTAAAGAAACTAAAACTATTATTAATTCTATGACTATTAAAGAAAAATTAGATATTAATATTATTAATTATTCAAGAAAAAAAAGAATATCTATAGGCTCTGGTATTTCTATACAAAAAATTAATGTTATATTTAAACAATATAATCAATTTAGATTAATATCTAAAAAAATGAAAAATAATTATGGTATGAAGAAAATATTTCGTAAATTACAAAATATTTTTCCAAAAAAAACTTTTTAA
- the recD gene encoding exodeoxyribonuclease V subunit alpha has protein sequence MYSFLKKLYKNNFIRLIDVQFAYILTSKNEPYLMFIVAYLSYFISKGNVCLPLFRFSIKKILKNNNIFLSKKEIVFIDNIIKMKKKLLDYTIISNGDKVTPLVIQNNCLYLYRTWKSENIIIKNLINNYYVLPKQNNIKKILNILFDSSDIWQKISVAIAFTHKISIITGSPGTGKTHIIAKLIIFFIKMYSIPLKIKIVASTGKAANRLTESINQYFIKNNFLITKEEKKNIPYKATTIHHLLKINMYNKKTVYNINNKLVVDLLIIDEASMIDLTLMSIILNILSTNSKLILLGDDNQLPPIEMGYIFKDLCNFKKFNFTKKYSEWLYDTTNYNIKKKNNNQRFFLRNCISLLQHNYRYEYNSGISQLAILIKEGNTKKTKELFMNHKFNDVKYININTEKKYKLMILQFVLEYKKYFNYLNKKNNIHDIFNFFSKYQILCAIKHGLFGTKEINAQLENAFLKKNILNNTCKENNWYIGRPIIITQNNSFLNLYNGDVGITFLDKLDNELKVKFHLSNGKYHNILINNLPKYDLSYAITVHKSQGSEFNNISLVLPNKYSSILTRELIYTAITRSKSKISIYSSNNSILFKSIKSKIIRFSNLENRILNINK, from the coding sequence ATGTATTCTTTTTTAAAAAAATTATATAAAAATAATTTTATTCGTTTAATTGATGTACAATTTGCATATATACTTACATCTAAAAATGAACCATATTTAATGTTTATTGTTGCTTATCTTAGTTACTTTATTAGTAAAGGTAATGTTTGTTTACCATTATTTAGATTTAGTATAAAAAAAATATTAAAAAACAATAATATTTTTTTATCAAAAAAAGAAATAGTATTTATTGATAATATTATAAAAATGAAAAAAAAATTATTAGATTATACAATAATAAGTAATGGTGATAAAGTTACTCCATTAGTTATACAAAATAATTGTCTTTATTTATATAGAACATGGAAATCAGAAAATATAATTATTAAAAATTTAATAAATAATTATTATGTTTTACCTAAACAAAATAATATAAAAAAAATATTAAATATTTTATTTGATTCAAGTGATATTTGGCAAAAAATATCAGTAGCAATTGCATTTACTCATAAAATAAGTATAATTACAGGTTCTCCTGGTACTGGTAAAACACATATTATAGCAAAATTAATAATATTTTTTATAAAAATGTATTCTATACCATTAAAAATTAAAATAGTTGCTAGTACAGGAAAAGCAGCTAATAGATTAACAGAATCAATTAATCAATATTTTATAAAAAATAATTTTTTAATTACTAAAGAGGAAAAAAAAAATATTCCTTATAAAGCAACAACTATTCATCATTTATTAAAAATTAATATGTATAATAAAAAAACTGTATATAATATTAATAATAAATTAGTTGTTGATTTATTAATTATAGATGAAGCATCTATGATTGATTTAACTTTAATGTCAATTATATTAAATATTTTATCTACTAATAGTAAATTAATTTTATTAGGTGATGATAATCAATTACCTCCAATAGAAATGGGTTATATTTTTAAAGATCTTTGTAATTTTAAAAAATTTAATTTTACTAAAAAATATTCAGAATGGTTATATGATACAACTAATTATAATATTAAAAAAAAAAATAATAATCAAAGATTTTTTTTACGTAATTGTATTAGTTTATTACAACATAATTATCGTTATGAATATAATTCAGGTATAAGTCAATTAGCTATATTAATAAAAGAAGGTAATACTAAAAAAACTAAAGAATTATTTATGAATCATAAATTCAATGATGTTAAATATATTAACATTAATACTGAAAAAAAATATAAATTAATGATTTTACAATTTGTTTTAGAATATAAAAAATATTTTAATTATTTAAATAAAAAAAATAATATTCATGATATTTTTAATTTTTTTAGTAAATATCAAATTTTATGTGCAATAAAACATGGATTATTTGGTACAAAAGAAATTAATGCTCAATTAGAAAATGCATTTTTAAAAAAAAATATTTTAAATAATACTTGTAAAGAAAATAATTGGTATATAGGACGTCCTATTATTATTACTCAAAATAATAGTTTTTTAAATTTATATAATGGTGATGTAGGAATTACATTTTTAGATAAATTAGATAATGAATTAAAAGTAAAATTTCATTTATCTAATGGAAAATATCATAATATTCTTATAAATAATTTACCTAAATATGATTTATCATATGCAATCACTGTACATAAATCTCAAGGTTCAGAATTTAATAATATATCTTTAGTATTACCTAATAAATATTCATCAATATTAACTAGAGAATTAATTTATACTGCAATTACAAGATCTAAATCAAAAATATCAATTTATAGTAGTAATAATTCAATATTATTTAAATCAATAAAATCAAAAATAATACGATTTTCTAACTTAGAAAACCGTATTTTAAATATTAATAAATAA
- the rimM gene encoding ribosome maturation factor RimM (Essential for efficient processing of 16S rRNA), whose protein sequence is MNIIKNIVLGKFGSVYGIKGYIKLYSYTVNKKNIFFYKNLFIINNKSKIFPIIFTKWIFNNNYYIVKINNFNNRNDVIKLVNYKIYIFYHYLIKYKKIGEYYWNDIIGCKIININNSNNLGQVKDIISTGANDVLIIESNIIIENKKNIKKQLIPFIENQVIKSINLIKHIIKVDWDFNIY, encoded by the coding sequence ATGAATATTATTAAAAATATAGTTTTAGGTAAATTTGGATCAGTATATGGTATAAAAGGATATATAAAATTATATTCTTATACTGTTAATAAAAAAAATATTTTTTTTTATAAAAATTTATTTATTATTAATAATAAATCTAAAATATTTCCAATAATATTTACTAAATGGATATTTAATAATAATTATTATATTGTTAAAATTAATAATTTTAATAATCGTAATGATGTAATTAAATTAGTAAATTATAAAATATATATTTTTTATCATTATTTAATAAAATATAAAAAAATAGGTGAATATTATTGGAATGATATAATTGGATGTAAAATTATTAACATAAATAATTCTAATAATTTAGGACAAGTTAAAGATATTATATCAACAGGTGCTAATGATGTACTTATTATAGAATCTAATATTATAATAGAAAATAAAAAAAATATTAAAAAACAATTAATTCCTTTTATTGAAAATCAAGTAATTAAAAGTATTAATTTAATAAAACATATTATTAAAGTAGATTGGGATTTTAATATTTATTAA
- the rpsP gene encoding 30S ribosomal protein S16: MVKIRLSRHGIKKKPFYQIVVTNNKSPRDGRFIERIGYFNPFSSKKNNNIKINKDKVNYWLLRGAIVSKRVNFLIKNNN, encoded by the coding sequence ATGGTTAAAATTCGCTTATCTCGTCATGGAATTAAAAAAAAACCTTTTTATCAAATAGTTGTAACTAATAATAAAAGTCCAAGAGATGGACGTTTTATTGAACGTATTGGTTATTTTAATCCATTTTCTTCAAAAAAAAATAATAATATAAAAATTAATAAAGATAAAGTTAATTATTGGTTATTAAGAGGAGCAATTGTTTCTAAAAGAGTTAATTTTTTAATAAAAAATAATAATTAA
- the rplS gene encoding 50S ribosomal protein L19, whose protein sequence is MNIINSIEKEQIKNSTISLLFRPGDTLEIKVWVVEGSKKRLQSFEGIVIAIRKRGLNTSFTVRKISNNIGIERVFQIYSKIIDSITIKKHGYVKKAKLYYLRKLTGKAARIKERLI, encoded by the coding sequence ATGAATATTATTAATTCTATAGAAAAAGAACAAATAAAAAATAGTACAATTTCTCTTTTATTTAGACCAGGAGATACATTAGAAATAAAAGTATGGGTTGTTGAAGGTTCTAAAAAAAGATTACAATCATTTGAAGGAATTGTAATTGCTATACGTAAAAGAGGATTAAATACTTCATTTACTGTAAGAAAAATATCTAACAATATTGGCATCGAACGTGTATTTCAAATATATTCAAAAATAATTGATTCTATAACTATAAAAAAACATGGATATGTTAAAAAAGCCAAATTATATTATTTACGTAAATTAACAGGAAAAGCAGCACGAATAAAAGAACGTTTAATATAA
- a CDS encoding Nif3-like dinuclear metal center hexameric protein encodes MNNIELEKIINKKLNSNNIFDYVPNGLQIEGKKNIRNIITGVSACQNLLDIAVFEKADAIIVHHGYFWKNEPLIIKGLKRNRLKTLLSNDINLYSWHIPLDINNTISNNVFLANLLNINIIGKINPFIFYGNFNPPLKIQDLISLIKDKLNRIPLHFGKNAPKIINNIAWCSGAGQKFFEEIVNSNIEVFLTGEISEQTIHIATEYGINFISAGHHATEKGGLIMLSQWLKDKYKLKIKFIDINNPV; translated from the coding sequence ATAAATAACATTGAATTAGAAAAAATTATTAATAAAAAATTAAATTCAAATAATATTTTTGATTATGTTCCTAATGGATTACAAATAGAAGGAAAAAAAAATATTAGAAATATTATTACAGGAGTAAGCGCATGTCAAAATTTATTAGATATAGCAGTTTTTGAAAAAGCAGATGCAATTATAGTACATCATGGATATTTTTGGAAAAATGAACCTTTAATTATTAAAGGATTAAAACGTAATCGTTTAAAAACATTATTATCTAATGATATAAATTTATATAGTTGGCATATTCCATTAGATATTAATAATACTATAAGTAATAATGTATTTTTAGCAAATTTATTAAATATTAATATTATAGGTAAAATTAATCCTTTTATTTTTTATGGTAATTTTAATCCTCCTTTAAAGATTCAAGATTTAATAAGTCTTATTAAAGATAAATTAAATCGTATACCTTTACATTTTGGAAAAAATGCACCTAAAATTATAAATAATATTGCTTGGTGTAGTGGAGCAGGACAAAAATTTTTTGAAGAAATAGTAAATTCTAATATTGAAGTTTTTCTTACAGGTGAAATATCAGAACAAACAATACATATTGCTACAGAATATGGTATTAATTTTATATCAGCAGGACATCATGCTACTGAAAAAGGTGGTTTAATTATGTTAAGTCAGTGGTTAAAAGATAAATATAAATTGAAAATTAAATTTATTGACATAAATAATCCTGTGTAA
- the trmD gene encoding tRNA (guanosine(37)-N1)-methyltransferase TrmD → MWIGIISLFPEMFKSITDYGIISKSIKKKLLKLNFWNPRDYTKNKYHDVDCNIYGGGSGVLLKAEPLIKSIHDAKYKANGDARLIYLSPQGKKINKSYIKNLLIYKKLILVCGRYKGIDERIIDSYIDEEISIGDYILSGGELPAMVLIDVLARLIPGVLNKKSSNDTDSFFNNGLLDCPHYTRPKILKNMKKVPNILFSGNHKKIKEWRLQQSLGRTWLKRPDLFKKKKLTKEEKILFDKFKNNYFKEKIFKK, encoded by the coding sequence ATGTGGATTGGTATTATTAGTTTGTTTCCTGAAATGTTTAAATCAATTACTGATTATGGAATAATTAGTAAAAGTATAAAAAAAAAACTTTTAAAATTAAATTTTTGGAATCCTAGAGATTATACAAAAAATAAATATCATGATGTAGATTGTAATATTTATGGTGGAGGAAGTGGAGTTTTATTAAAAGCGGAACCGTTAATAAAATCTATTCATGATGCAAAATATAAAGCAAATGGTGATGCAAGATTAATTTATTTATCTCCTCAAGGGAAAAAAATTAATAAATCATATATAAAAAATTTATTAATTTATAAAAAATTAATATTAGTTTGCGGTAGATATAAAGGTATAGATGAACGAATAATAGATTCCTATATAGATGAAGAAATATCTATAGGAGATTATATTCTTAGTGGTGGAGAATTACCAGCTATGGTTTTAATTGATGTTTTAGCTAGATTAATTCCTGGGGTTTTAAATAAAAAATCTTCAAATGATACAGATTCTTTTTTTAATAATGGTTTGCTAGATTGTCCACATTATACTAGGCCAAAAATATTAAAAAACATGAAAAAAGTACCAAATATTTTATTTTCAGGAAATCATAAAAAAATAAAAGAATGGAGATTACAACAGTCTTTAGGTCGTACATGGTTAAAAAGACCTGATTTATTTAAGAAAAAAAAATTAACTAAAGAAGAAAAAATATTATTTGATAAATTTAAAAATAATTATTTTAAAGAAAAAATTTTTAAAAAATAA
- the recB gene encoding exodeoxyribonuclease V subunit beta → MDFTYNTLYELKYFVIIMIKKIIKIKEFNPFTDDLNQEYLIEASAGTGKTFTIIIIYLRFLLGLYKKNETNIPLSVEEILVVTFTDVSTQDLCKRIKNSINILRIACIKGTSPYSIINKFLKKIKNLQEANLILLKAELNFHNATILTIHSFCQKILNLKNYEINGFVNNKKLINNEIYLQNNASVNFWRKYLYPLPKNIAQIVLQYWKTPSELINKLLPFLLKNKLPKLKYHFNNISLIKQFYKNIKYIKIFKKEWIKYNNDIINVIIKSDINKHIYNNRSIKFWIEYINQWVINNVEDNFIPEQLKRFSQKVLISKTINKKNFPKHILFKKIDIFLNKIISLKILIIIKAIKYIKFLVKKNKEKNEQISFNDLLLILNKSLSNCDTNKNLAQDIRKLYPVALIDEFQDTDIQQYDIFKKIYINQSNCTLILIGDPKQAIYSFRGADIFTYIKASLEIKNRYTLKNNWRSSKTMVNSVNKIFSNQTHPFFFKNIIFHPTSYVKQKLNYNFIINNIIQPGITFWFLPKETNLNLYKQKISYQCAYEICQWLILGQQKKIFFKKNKNHKNIINISDIVVLVRNKYEANIIQKEFIKFNIPSIYLSNSNSVFETIEAKELVLLLQSILEPHQVKRLKNILASNLFNIDLSNFDYKKEKYFLEKIINQFIKYRNLWNKYGILLMLENIFLKKNILFKTNIINNTHKKKIQNILHIAELIEIEFIKIKDKKQIIIWLLKQITFPNNRSVDQQIRLENDSNQIRIITIHKAKGLQFPLVWIPFIASNFLDLINNEGIIYHDRKTLKTIIDFKKDDDSIKHALEELLSENLRLLYVSLTRSIFHCSIGIGIIKNNKKKYQKYLPYQSAIEFLINNKNNVCYNNFKNSLYSLINQDIQIKILTKKKQIQYNPICSIKEEDKNKYFNELKINKYKTLLITSYSIIKNNLNINNNIYQYKFLNSKKKYIKKTPHTFPTGKEIGIILHNIFEKLDFTQKISYSFIKKEFCNKEINPSWYILLIKWLTNILNHPLGMDNIILSKIENKNKKTELEFYLTIKNKLCIIEFNKIICQYDNISKKLPILNNNIQGILKGFIDLVFLWNNKYYLIDYKSNWLGKDYAKYTKKYIEKNICLNRYDLQYQIYTLALHKYLSFRIKNYNYKEHFGSVLYLYIRGINNFKNNSNGIWEIKPSYKLIEKLDKLIF, encoded by the coding sequence ATGGATTTTACCTATAATACTTTATATGAATTAAAATATTTTGTAATTATTATGATAAAAAAAATAATAAAAATTAAAGAATTTAATCCTTTTACAGATGATTTGAATCAAGAATATTTAATAGAAGCTTCAGCTGGAACTGGAAAAACTTTTACAATAATTATAATTTACTTACGTTTTTTATTAGGTTTATATAAAAAAAATGAAACTAATATTCCATTATCAGTAGAAGAAATATTAGTAGTTACATTTACTGATGTTTCAACACAAGATTTATGTAAAAGAATAAAAAATAGTATTAATATATTACGTATAGCATGTATAAAAGGTACTAGTCCATATTCTATTATTAATAAATTTCTTAAAAAAATAAAAAATCTTCAAGAAGCAAATTTAATTTTATTAAAAGCAGAATTAAACTTTCATAATGCAACTATTTTAACAATACATTCATTTTGTCAAAAAATTTTAAATCTTAAAAATTATGAAATTAATGGTTTTGTTAATAATAAAAAATTAATTAATAATGAAATTTATTTACAAAATAATGCATCTGTAAATTTTTGGAGAAAATATTTATATCCTTTACCAAAAAATATTGCACAAATAGTATTACAATATTGGAAAACACCTAGTGAATTAATTAATAAATTATTACCATTTTTATTAAAAAATAAATTACCTAAATTAAAATATCATTTTAATAATATAAGTTTAATAAAACAATTTTATAAAAATATAAAATATATAAAAATTTTTAAAAAAGAATGGATAAAATATAATAATGATATAATTAACGTTATTATAAAATCTGATATTAATAAACATATTTATAATAATAGATCTATTAAATTTTGGATAGAATATATAAATCAATGGGTTATTAATAATGTTGAAGATAATTTTATTCCAGAACAATTAAAACGATTTTCTCAAAAAGTTTTAATCTCAAAAACTATAAATAAAAAAAATTTTCCAAAACATATTTTATTCAAAAAAATAGATATATTTTTAAATAAAATCATTAGTTTAAAAATATTAATAATAATAAAAGCTATAAAATATATTAAATTTTTAGTTAAAAAAAATAAAGAAAAAAACGAACAAATTAGCTTTAATGATTTATTATTAATATTAAATAAATCATTAAGTAATTGTGATACTAATAAAAATTTAGCACAAGATATAAGAAAATTATATCCTGTTGCATTAATAGATGAATTTCAAGACACAGACATACAACAATATGACATTTTTAAAAAAATATATATAAATCAATCTAATTGTACATTAATATTAATTGGAGATCCTAAACAAGCTATTTATTCTTTTAGAGGAGCTGATATTTTTACTTATATTAAAGCTTCTCTTGAAATTAAAAATCGTTATACATTAAAGAATAATTGGAGATCATCTAAAACTATGGTTAATAGTGTTAATAAAATATTTTCTAATCAAACACATCCTTTTTTTTTTAAAAATATAATTTTTCATCCAACATCATATGTAAAACAAAAATTAAATTATAATTTTATTATTAATAATATTATTCAACCAGGAATTACATTTTGGTTTTTACCTAAAGAAACAAATTTAAATTTATATAAACAAAAAATATCATATCAATGTGCTTATGAAATTTGTCAATGGCTTATACTAGGACAACAAAAAAAAATTTTTTTTAAAAAAAATAAAAATCACAAAAATATTATTAATATATCAGATATAGTAGTATTAGTACGTAATAAATATGAAGCTAATATTATTCAAAAAGAATTTATAAAATTTAATATTCCTTCTATTTATTTATCTAATTCTAATAGTGTTTTTGAAACAATAGAAGCAAAAGAACTAGTGTTATTATTACAATCTATTTTAGAACCACATCAAGTAAAACGGTTAAAAAATATTTTAGCAAGTAATTTATTTAATATAGATTTATCTAATTTTGATTATAAAAAAGAAAAATATTTTTTAGAAAAGATTATCAATCAATTTATTAAATATAGAAATTTATGGAATAAATATGGAATTTTATTAATGTTAGAAAATATTTTTTTAAAAAAAAATATTTTATTTAAAACAAATATAATAAATAATACTCATAAAAAAAAAATACAGAATATATTACATATAGCAGAATTAATAGAAATAGAATTTATAAAAATTAAAGATAAAAAACAAATAATTATTTGGTTATTAAAACAAATTACATTTCCAAATAATAGATCAGTTGATCAACAAATAAGATTAGAAAATGATTCTAATCAGATTAGGATAATTACTATCCATAAAGCTAAAGGATTACAATTTCCATTAGTATGGATACCTTTTATTGCTTCTAATTTTTTAGATTTAATAAATAATGAAGGAATAATTTATCATGATAGAAAAACATTAAAAACAATTATAGATTTTAAAAAAGATGATGATAGCATTAAACATGCATTAGAAGAATTATTATCAGAAAATTTACGATTATTATATGTATCTTTAACTAGATCAATTTTTCATTGTAGTATTGGTATAGGAATTATTAAAAATAATAAAAAAAAATATCAAAAATATTTACCATATCAAAGTGCTATAGAATTTTTGATAAATAATAAAAATAATGTATGTTATAATAATTTTAAAAATTCTTTATATTCTTTAATAAATCAAGATATTCAAATTAAAATTTTAACTAAAAAAAAACAAATACAATATAATCCAATATGTTCTATAAAAGAAGAAGATAAAAATAAATATTTTAATGAATTAAAAATTAATAAATATAAAACTTTATTAATTACAAGCTATTCTATAATTAAAAATAATTTAAATATAAATAATAATATTTATCAATATAAATTTTTAAATTCTAAAAAAAAATATATAAAAAAAACACCACATACTTTTCCAACAGGTAAAGAAATTGGAATTATTTTACATAATATTTTTGAAAAATTAGATTTTACTCAAAAAATATCATATTCTTTTATTAAAAAAGAATTTTGTAATAAAGAAATTAATCCTTCTTGGTATATTCTTTTAATAAAATGGTTAACAAATATATTGAATCATCCATTAGGAATGGATAATATTATTTTAAGTAAAATAGAAAATAAAAATAAAAAAACAGAACTAGAGTTTTATTTAACAATAAAAAATAAATTATGTATTATTGAATTTAATAAAATAATATGTCAATATGATAATATTTCTAAAAAATTACCAATATTAAATAATAATATTCAAGGAATATTAAAAGGTTTTATCGATTTAGTATTTTTATGGAATAATAAATATTATTTAATAGATTATAAATCTAATTGGTTAGGAAAAGATTATGCTAAATACACTAAAAAATATATAGAAAAAAATATATGTTTGAATAGATATGATTTACAGTATCAAATATATACATTAGCTTTACATAAATATCTTAGTTTCCGTATTAAAAATTATAATTATAAAGAACATTTTGGAAGTGTTTTATATTTATATATAAGAGGGATTAATAATTTTAAAAATAATTCAAATGGTATCTGGGAAATAAAACCATCTTATAAATTAATTGAAAAATTAGATAAACTAATTTTTTAA